Within candidate division WOR-3 bacterium, the genomic segment TTGCTGCTATAAAACTAAAAAAGGAGGCTTGATGAAAAAATTATCAAAACTGTACGTCGCCCTACTTTCTGTCCTGCTCGTTGTTTTTTGCGGCGGCGGAATAGGCATCCCACAACTTCTGAGCCCCACTGGTGGTGAAGAGGTTGATCTGCCGGTGACCTTAATCTGGTCCTCGGTTGAAAATGCTGAAAGTTACTGTGTTGAGATTGCCACAAATACCGATTTCTCGTCACCCGTTGTAAGCGCTGATGCCAATGACACCAGCTATACCGCAGCAGCACTTGATACCCTTATGTACTACTGGCGGGTTGCGGCAATCGACGAAAACGAGGATACTTCAGATTTTTCCGACCCTGATTCTTTTAAGGTAACCGGTTCTTCATATCCAAGAAACTTGATCACCAGAATTCAGGTTTTGTCAGAGCCATACTCGATCGATATCACGCCGGACGGCTCTGAAATCTGGGTGAATCACTGGGGTCAGACCGATACTTTTGTCTATGTCATCTCCACGGCGACCAATCAGGTAACCCATCAGATTCCGGTCACCAATGTCTGTGATGACGGTGAGTTGAGATTTAGTAATGACGGTCTTTACGCCTATTACTGTGGTGAGTGGGATATGGACAGTTCCGGTCTGATCGAGCTCTCGACCTCAAGTTACAGCCAGGTCAGAATGATTGGCTATCCCTACGGTTCACCAGCGGTTCCGTATGGACCGGATGGTCCGGGTATCGCCCTGACCCAGGCTAATAATTATGTCTATGCCGCACATATGGCTAATGTCGACGACGGTTACATCACTAAGATTGATCTCAACTCCGGTAATCCGGTGGACAGCATCCATATGTCCTGGATCTTTGATGTTGACCTCAATCATAGTGAGACCAAACTCTATGCGGTCGGCGAGGAGGATTCTCTTTACGAACTCGACCCTGCGACGCTTACGGTGACCCAACAGCTCGGGGTCAGTTATGGAGCCCACCGCCTCGTCATCACCAAAGATGACCAATATGCATTCGTCACCGGCGACAGCATCTATGTCGTGGACCTCAACAGCTTCACGGTTGTAGCTAAATTTGATCCGGACATCTTCAGCGAAGGACTGAAACTGACCCCGGATGAAAATTATCTGTTCATCTGTGACGGTGGTTCGAACTACATTGACATTGTTGATGTCTCTGACCCGACCAATCCCCGATTGGTGGAAAAACTTGAATTCCCTGACGCCGGTTCATTCACCGAGCTTGTTTTCAATGCCGACGGTTCACGCGCCTATGTAGTGGAAGCGAACGGTTATGTTTATGTCCTGGGTAAATAGACATATTGAATGTTTCGATAACTAACAATATAATCGGCTGATTTAACAAAACCTCCCTGGTTCCTGAAAGTCGCTTTTGCTTTCATCGATCCAGGGAGGTCTCTTTTTTCGAATCATCTTTAAACCAACGGCGGTCTCTTCCAAGACCAACAGGCGACTCTTGACATTTCCCATCCTCTGGTTATAATAGTGTGTTAAAATTTATCAGAACACTATATAAAGCGAGAAGCCTCGAATCTTTCAAGAAGGAGGTATAATGAAAGAGGTTCATATTTTCGGCAAACCCACCTGTCCGGTCTGCAAGGATGCACACAAAAAGATTAAATATTTCAAAAAGAAAAAAAACTTTAACGCCGAAATAAAATATTTTGACATGGAAACTGTTGAAGGTCTGGCAGAAGGGGCGTTTAATGAGGTAAGTGAAATTCCAACGGTTATTATCTTTGATGATAAAAAAGAAGTTGTTCGTTGGGAGAAGAAGCCGCCGGTCAGTAAAGAGTTCCTGCCGTATTTGAAATAGCGAAAATCGGCGAGTTTCATATCTTCAGCCGCAAGCCCTGAAGCGTCATAGATTGAATAGGTTGCTTTATAACAAACTGCAGCGTCTTAAAAAGAAGCTGAAAGAACACCGTGGAGTGGTGGTTGCATTTTCAGGCGGGGTTGACTCCAGCCTTCTTCTGAAGGTCGCGAAAGAAGTGCTGGGTGAAAGTGTAATCGCGGTGACCGCGCGTTCAGAAACCTATCCCTCAGCAGAGTTTGCCCAGGCGAAAAAGATTGCAAAGATGTTGAAATGCAAACATCTTTCCATCCGAACCGCAGAACTGAAAAACAAGAAATTCATAAACAACTCCGTGCACAGATGTTATCATTGTAAACTCGAACTCTTCAAACAGCTCAAAAAAATAGCCTCCAGATATGGTTATGACGTGATTGAAGCGAGCAATCGATCCGATTTAAAAGACTTCCGTCCCGGTTTGAAAGCAACGAAGAGATTGAATATAAAATCACCCCTGATAGAAGTGGAATTGAAAAAAGAAGAAATCCGCAGCCTGGCTAAGAAATTCAATCTTCCCAACTGGAACAAACCATCCATGGCATGTCTTGCTTCAAGAATCCCTTTTGGAACGAAAATCAGCAGGGAAGCTCTGAAGCGGATTGAATCCGCCGAGTCATTCCTGAAAAAATACGGATTCATCCAGATAAGGGTGCGCGACCATTTTCCGATAGCCCGTATCGAGATGCATAAATCAGATTTCAAAAAAATTCTTGCCCACCACGATAAAATCACCAGATATTTCAAAAAACTGGGGTACAAATACGTCACCCTTGATCTGGAAGGATATAGAAGCGGCAGCCTCAATCCCTGAGATGAAAAGTCTGAAGGAATTGACAAAATCTCTTTTCAAGGTGGGGTTGTTCGGGTTCGGCGGCGGTGTCGGAATGCTCGCGCTTCTTCGGGCGGAATGTGTAAAGAAAAAACAATTCATATCCGACCACGACCTCGGCACTGCGGTGGCGATGGGACAAATGCTTCCCGGTCCTTTTGTCACAAATTATTGTGAATACATCGGATACCATCTCTTCGGCGTGAAAGGAGCTGCTGTTGCAGCCCTAACATTAATCTTACCTTCTTTTATCCTGATGTCGGTACTCACGTGGTTCTATCTCACCTATCAATCTCTGCCCGGGGTGAATCAAATCTTTAAAGGAATCGGTGCGGTAATGACGTCCATAATACTCTGGGCGTCCTATGATATGGGTAGAGTTTTGATTAAAGACATCAAGGGTTTTATCGTCTTCATCTTCGCCCTCGCCCTGTTTTTCCTCAAGTTCGACCCGATCCTGAGTGTCCTGGTATGCGGAATATTAAAATTACTTCTCGACCACATCCGGTCAGGCCGCCTTTTCCTCCTCGCCGTTCCTCTGATGGTCTTTGATGGGAAAAAAGCCCTGGAATTATCCGGCGTGTTTTTAAAGATCGGTGCGATAATCTTCGGCGGTGGATACGGAGCAATCCCTTTTATCAAAAACGAAGTTTGTAATATCAGACCGTGGCTCACTCCCAGGGAGTTCCTTGACGGCGTCGCCCTCGGTCAGATGACACCCGGGCCCATCGCCATTACCGCGACGTTCGTCGGATTCAAAGTCATGGGTATTCTCGGAGCTGTCATCGCTACAATAAGTATATTTCTTCCCTCTTTTTTGATGCTCCTGATTC encodes:
- the larE gene encoding ATP-dependent sacrificial sulfur transferase LarE, producing the protein MNRLLYNKLQRLKKKLKEHRGVVVAFSGGVDSSLLLKVAKEVLGESVIAVTARSETYPSAEFAQAKKIAKMLKCKHLSIRTAELKNKKFINNSVHRCYHCKLELFKQLKKIASRYGYDVIEASNRSDLKDFRPGLKATKRLNIKSPLIEVELKKEEIRSLAKKFNLPNWNKPSMACLASRIPFGTKISREALKRIESAESFLKKYGFIQIRVRDHFPIARIEMHKSDFKKILAHHDKITRYFKKLGYKYVTLDLEGYRSGSLNP
- the chrA gene encoding chromate efflux transporter, translating into MKSLKELTKSLFKVGLFGFGGGVGMLALLRAECVKKKQFISDHDLGTAVAMGQMLPGPFVTNYCEYIGYHLFGVKGAAVAALTLILPSFILMSVLTWFYLTYQSLPGVNQIFKGIGAVMTSIILWASYDMGRVLIKDIKGFIVFIFALALFFLKFDPILSVLVCGILKLLLDHIRSGRLFLLAVPLMVFDGKKALELSGVFLKIGAIIFGGGYGAIPFIKNEVCNIRPWLTPREFLDGVALGQMTPGPIAITATFVGFKVMGILGAVIATISIFLPSFLMLLILVKIYKKISHNKYVISFFSGIKAAVVGILLSTGIFFITLNWLDIPYAVFGVIALFVLFFKKIEPIFLLAAGIVFSLVVG